One stretch of Desulfovibrio sp. JC010 DNA includes these proteins:
- a CDS encoding FUSC family protein, giving the protein MNIAALNSHKAHIIHGLKTGIAAVLAYIAADLCNLKFGYWAALSAVIVMQVNVADSIKMCWYRFSGTAIGAFIGVLCILVFPQTPQMTILALFLSVGFCAYMTKYNSRYKMAAITTTIVTLASLGEPNRVEFGLFRVLEIGIGVGSAFVTSIAVWPMRASESLKNDLFKQFEECAANYETLMDSFLDKQSSLIPSALEAFNSRMTKNREIYAKVIRLERFIYIEDTQLLGMKVEILEKCASHLRAMLHALNHVHGEGYHIIMEDELRQLAKVTAQAMRDIGSKRIPDEQSLHDALVASQKKLENLRNEGATRRFYLQKMIQFFAFYHGAQFICEDLLRYTRERKRINAKLGKN; this is encoded by the coding sequence ATGAACATCGCTGCCCTAAACTCCCACAAAGCCCACATCATTCATGGTCTAAAAACCGGAATTGCCGCTGTCCTTGCCTACATCGCCGCGGACTTATGCAACTTGAAATTCGGTTACTGGGCCGCCCTTTCGGCTGTAATTGTCATGCAGGTCAACGTCGCGGACTCCATCAAGATGTGCTGGTACCGCTTTTCCGGCACCGCCATCGGAGCATTCATCGGCGTACTCTGTATTCTGGTTTTTCCCCAGACTCCGCAGATGACCATTCTCGCGCTCTTTCTTTCAGTAGGCTTCTGCGCATACATGACCAAATACAACAGCCGCTACAAAATGGCCGCCATCACGACCACTATTGTAACTCTGGCCAGCCTCGGTGAACCGAACCGGGTTGAATTCGGACTCTTCCGGGTGCTTGAAATCGGCATCGGCGTCGGCAGTGCCTTTGTAACCAGTATTGCGGTTTGGCCCATGCGCGCCTCGGAATCCCTGAAAAACGACCTCTTTAAACAATTTGAGGAATGCGCTGCAAACTATGAAACCCTGATGGACAGTTTCTTGGACAAACAGAGCAGCCTGATCCCCAGTGCGCTGGAAGCATTCAACAGCAGGATGACCAAGAACAGGGAAATTTACGCCAAAGTAATCCGTCTCGAACGTTTCATATATATAGAAGACACCCAGCTGCTGGGCATGAAAGTAGAAATCCTCGAAAAATGTGCCTCGCATCTGCGGGCCATGCTCCATGCCCTGAACCATGTTCATGGTGAAGGCTATCATATTATAATGGAAGATGAACTGCGCCAGCTGGCAAAAGTTACGGCTCAGGCCATGCGCGACATCGGCTCCAAACGAATTCCGGATGAGCAATCGCTGCACGACGCCCTTGTCGCCTCCCAGAAAAAACTGGAAAACCTGCGCAATGAAGGAGCCACACGGCGATTCTATTTACAAAAAATGATCCAGTTCTTTGCCTTCTACCACGGCGCACAATTTATCTGCGAAGACCTGCTCCGCTACACCCGCGAAAGAAAAAGGATCAACGCCAAGCTGGGAAAAAATTAG